From a single Nymphaea colorata isolate Beijing-Zhang1983 chromosome 4, ASM883128v2, whole genome shotgun sequence genomic region:
- the LOC116252481 gene encoding uncharacterized protein LOC116252481, whose product MNSRTGENLKIWACGHRSEGKGRFMDTKMEEVLKFELKEILEGMTSSSGGSSEQSVSGRPEKSVARGGENAEEPREGGQESVVVEKRGDFAAGCRWTIGQFTKTKARTLWSRYFEVGGYDCRLLVYPKGDSQALPGYFSIYLQITDPRGSSSSKWDCFASYRLCIVNQNDDSKSIQRDSWHRFSSKKKSHGWCDFTPSSTILDAKSGLLSNDSMVITADILVLHESVSFSRDIDFQAVAAPVPDVLSGKFTWKVQNFSLFKEMIKTQKIMSPVFPAGECNLRISVYQSSVNGVEYLSMCLESKDTEKSAVQEKSCWCLFRMSVLNQRAGSNHMHRDSYGRFAADNKSGDNTSLGWNDYMKMSDFLSQDMGYLVDDTATFCASFHVIKETNSFSKNAGQLIGRGNARKSDGHLGKFTWRIENFTRLKDLLKKRKITGLCVKSKRFQIGNRDCRLIVYPRGQSQPPCHLSVFLEVTDSRNTSNEWSCFVSHRLSVVNQKIEDKSVTKESQNRYSKAAKDWGWREFVTLTSLFDQDAGFLVQDTVVFSAEVLILKETSMMQEFPDQENEINSGGSLIDAVKRRAAFTWKVENFLSFKEIMETRKIFSKFFQAGGCELRIGVYESFDTICIYLESDQSGGNDFDKNFWVRYRMAVVNQKKPSNTVWKESSICTKTWNNSVLQFMKVSDMLEADAGFLVRDTVVFICEILDCCPWFEFADLEVLASDDDQDALSTDPDELIDSEDSEGISGDEEDIFKNLLARAGVHLSYGENPSQPQVTLREKLLMDAGAIAGFLTGLRVYLDDPMKVKRLLLPTKLSGNAVSKKDAGKSDAGSPSLMNLLMGVKVLQQAIIDLLLDIMVECCQPSEANKADEASDERSKYASGSISACSLEPVIVNEVIELTHFPVQQRLDTVQNEVCNAQAVQSSDMKSIDSLGTFSSHSSSPPETSASDALADDMSNKNVKRKWPEQSEELLGLIVNSLRALDGAVPHGCPEPRRRPQSAQKIAVILDRAPKHLKPDLVALVPKLVDYSEHPLAAYALLDRIQKPDAEPSLRLPVLSALSQLEFGAEVWEKVLCQALQLLPDSNDEPLAAAISFVFRAASQCQHLPQAVRAIRCRLKSLGVKVSDCVLDVIRKAAIAWPDAAKTMLRDIDSNPFLVSNCMTESQQIFACDQQGITVSQLSIPEDQVAVACHQMSDIFILFEMLSIPSLAMEASHVFERAVAQGAIGEQAMVLVLERRHSQRLIATSQMVLSSQNKDILVTKPNQPLSEEDDDFVPVLSLAEALASSRNSRVQEFVRMLYAIMFKIYDDEVSRGRMLKGLVERVTSTTDSCHDLDLDLEILLFLVHEEGIVRPVLSMMREVAELANVDRAALWHQLCANEEEKMRTCEEKQAEISGLVREKNILCQKLSESESLSHHLKSEMRAEIDRFARERKEMTEQIREAENQIEWVRSERDDEVAKISAEKKVLQDRLHDAEMQLAQLKSRKRDELKRVVKEKNALAERLKNAEAARKRFDEELKRFATETVTREEVRQSLEDEVQRLTKTVGQTEGEKREKEEQIARCEAYIDGMESKLNTCQQYIHTLEASLQEEMSRHAPLYGVGLEALSMQELETLSRIHEEGLRLIHALQQRIGSSSPLITSHPVPSPLGLYGTAPPMAVGLPPSILPSGAAIHSNGHVNGVGSPWFPST is encoded by the exons ATGAATAGCCGAACAGgtgaaaatctaaaaatttggGCATGTGGGCATCGATcagaaggaaaagggaggttcATGGACACCAAGATGGAGGAAGTACTCAAGTTCGAATTGAAAGAGATTTTGGAAGGGATGACTTCGTCTTCTGGTGGAAGTTCTGAGCAGTCGGTATCCGGACGGCCGGAGAAATCCGTGGCCAGGGGCGGAGAGAATGCGGAGGAGCCGAGGGAGGGTGGGCAAGAGTCGGTGGTCGTGGAGAAACGGGGTGACTTCGCAGCCGGGTGCCGATGGACCATCGGTCAGTTTACCAAGACGAAGGCGAGGACGCTGTGGAGTCGGTACTTCGAGGTGGGGGGCTATGATTGCCGATTGCTTGTCTATCCCAAAGGTGATTCTCAGGCCCTTCCTGGTTATTTCTCCATATATCTTCAGATTACTGATCCCCGGGGGTCTTCTTCGTCGAAATGGGATTGCTTTGCTAGCTATAGGCTGTGTATTGTTAATCAGAACGACGACTCGAAGTCAATCCAGAGGGATTCTTGGCATAGATTTTCGAGCAAGAAGAAATCTCATGGTTGGTGCGATTTCACTCCCTCCTCCACAATATTGGACGCCAAGTCGGGCCTTCTGTCGAATGATTCCATGGTTATTACTGCCGATATCTTGGTGCTGCATGAGTCTGTGTCATTCTCGCGGGACATTGATTTCCAAGCGGTGGCTGCCCCTGTTCCTGACGTCCTTAGCGGAAAATTCACTTGGAAGGTGCAGAACTTTTCTCTGTTTAAGGAGATGATCAAGACCCAGAAAATTATGAGCCCGGTTTTCCCGGCTGGAGAGTGCAATCTGCGGATTAGCGTCTATCAATCATCAGTGAACGGGGTTGAGTATCTTTCAATGTGCTTGGAGAGTAAAGATACCGAGAAATCAGCTGTGCAGGAGAAGAGTTGTTGGTGCCTCTTTAGGATGTCTGTTTTGAACCAGAGAGCTGGTTCGAACCATATGCACCGGGATTCTTATGGTCGCTTTGCAGCGGATAACAAGAGTGGAGATAATACTAGCCTGGGTTGGAATGATTATATGAAAATGTCTGattttctctctcaagatatgGGTTATCTTGTAGATGATACTGCAACATTTTGTGCATCATTCCATGTCATCAAAGAAACAAACAGCTTCTCGAAGAATGCAGGGCAGCTCATTGGTCGGGGCAATGCACGAAAATCTGATGGGCATCTGGGGAAGTTCACGTGGAGAATAGAAAACTTCACAAGATTGAAGGATCttttgaagaagaggaaaatcACGGGACTATGTGTGAAGAGCAAGAGGTTTCAAATTGGCAATCGAGACTGTCGACTGATTGTCTATCCTAGAG GCCAGTCTCAGCCACCATGTCACCTTTCAGTTTTTCTTGAAGTAACAGATTCTCGTAATACCTCCAATGAGTGGAGTTGCTTCGTGAGTCACCGTTTATCAGTTGTCAATCAGAAAATAGAAGATAAATCTGTCACCAAGGAGTCTCAAAATAGATACTCTAAAGCAGCGAAAGACTGGGGTTGGCGTGAATTTGTCACGCTCACTAGTCTCTTTGATCAGGATGCAGGATTTCTTGTGCAGGACACTGTTGTATTCTCTGCTGAGGTTCTTATATTGAAGGAAACTTCCATGATGCAAGAGTTCCCTGATCAGGAAAATGAAATCAATAGTGGAGGCTCTTTGATAGATGCAGTTAAACGTCGAGCAGCCTTTACATGGAAAGTGGAGAACTTCTTGTCTTTCAAGGAGATCATGGAGACCAGGAAAATCTTCAGCAAATTTTTCCAAGCTGGTGGATGTGAGCTGAGGATAG GTGTTTATGAATCTTTTGATACAATATGCATATACTTGGAAAGTGATCAATCAGGAGGGAATGATTTTGATAAGAACTTTTGGGTCAGATATCGGATGGCCGTGGTTAATCAAAAGAAACCATCAAATACAGTATGGAAAGAGTCCTCCATCTGCACTAAGACATGGAATAATTCCGTGCTCCAATTCATGAAGGTGTCTGATATGTTGGAGGCTGATGCTGGATTTCTTGTACGTGACACTGTTGTTTTTATCTGCGAAATTTTGGATTGTTGCCCTTGGTTTGAATTTGCAGATTTGGAG GTTTTGGCTTCTGATGATGATCAAGATGCATTATCAACTGACCCTGATGAACTTATTGACTCTGAAGACAGTGAGGGAATTagtggagatgaagaagatattttcaaaaatctccTTGCAAGAGCTGGCGTCCACCTCAGTTATGGAGAGAATCCTTCACAACCTCAAGTGACATTGAGAGAGAAGCTTCTCATGGATGCAGGTGCCATAGCTGGTTTTCTGACTGGCCTACGCGTTTATCTCGACGATCCAATGAAAGTAAAACGCTTACTTCTTCCTACCAAGCTATCAGGTAATGCTGTCAGCAAGAAAGATGCTGGCAAAAGTGATGCAGGTTCACCTAGCCTTATGAATTTGTTAATGGGGGTTAAGGTCCTGCAGCAAGCAATTATTGACTTGCTTCTAGATATAATGGTTGAGTGCTGTCAGCCTTCAGAAGCAAATAAAGCTGATGAGGCTTCTGATGAAAGATCGAAATATGCAAGTGGTAGCATCTCAGCATGTTCTCTGGAGCCAGTTATAGTAAATGAGGTGATAGAATTGACTCATTTTCCTGTTCAGCAACGTTTGGATACTGTGCAGAATGAAGTCTGCAATGCACAAGCTGTGCAGAGCTCTGATATGAAGAGTATAGATTCACTTGGAACGTTTTCTAGCCATTCTAGCTCACCCCCAGAAACATCTGCGTCAGATGCTTTGGCTGATGATATgtcaaataaaaatgtaaag AGAAAGTGGCCAGAGCAATCTGAGGAGCTTTTGGGATTGATAGTTAATTCACTGAGAGCCCTGGATGGTGCTGTTCCTCATGGCTGTCCAGAGCCTAGGCGAAGACCACAGTCTGCTCAAAAAATTGCTGTTATTCTTGATAGGGCACCAAAACACCTTAAGCCAGATTTAGTTGCCCTTGTACCCAAGTTGGTCGACTATTCGGAACATCCACTTGCTGCTTATGCCCTGCTGGATCGTATCCAGAAACCCGATGCTGAACCCTCGTTACGGCTGCCT gTTTTAAGTGCCCTTAGCCAGCTGGAGTTTGGTGCTGAGGTATGGGAAAAAGTATTATGCCAAGCCCTTCAACTTTTGCCAGATTCAAATGATGAGCCACTTGCAGCAGCTATTAGTTTTGTATTTAGAGCTGCCTCTCAATGCCAACATCTGCCTCAAGCA gTTAGAGCAATTCGTTGTAGATTGAAAAGTTTGGGTGTCAAGGTGTCAGACTGTGTATTGGATGTTATAAGAAAGGCTGCTATTGCTTGGCCAGATGCTGCTAAGACTATGCTGAGGGATATTGATTCCAACCCATTTCTGGTCAGTAATTGCATGACAGAGTCACAGCAAATTTTTGCATGTGATCAACAAGGAATTACTGTTAGTCAGTTGTCCATTCCAGAGGATCAGGTAGCTGTTGCATGCCATCAAATGTCTGACATTTTTATCTTATTTGAAATGCTTTCTATACCTAGCCTTGCTATGGAAGCATCACATGTTTTTGAGAGGGCTGTTGCGCAAGGGGCAATAGGGGAGCAAGCAATGGTTTTAGTCTTGGAAAGGAGGCATTCACAGAGGCTAATAGCAACTTCCCAAATGGTTTTAAGTTCTCAGAACAAGGATATTTTGGTGACTAAACCGAACCAGCCATTATCTGAAGAGGATGATGATTTTGTCCCAGTTCTTAGTCTAGCTGAAGCTTTGGCATCCTCTAGAAATTCCCGAGTGCAAGAATTTGTGAGAATGCTATATGCCATCATGTTCAAAATATATGATGATGAGGTCAGTCGTGGACGAATGCTAAAAGGACTTGTTGAGCGTGTAACCAGTACGACAGACAGTTGTCATGATCTTGATTTAGATCTGGAAatccttttgtttcttgtacATGAAGAAGGAATTGTAAGACCTGTTCTAAGCATGATGCGTGAGGTTGCTGAACTTGCAAATGTTGATCGTGCGGCACTATGGCATCAACTATGtgcaaatgaagaagaaaagatgcgCACCTGTGAAGAGAAACAAGCTGAAATTTCTGGGCTTGTGAGagaaaagaatattttatgtCAAAAGTTAAGTGAATCAGAGTCATTAAGCCACCATCTTAAG TCTGAAATGAGAGCTGAAATTGATCGCTTTGCTcgggaaagaaaggaaatgacAGAACAAATTCGAGAAGCAGAAAACCAAATTGAGTGGGTCCGATCAGAACGAGATGATGAAGTTGCAAAAATCTCTGCTGAAAAAAAGGTCCTTCAAGACCGTCTACATGATGCAGAGATGCAACTTGCACAACTAAAGTCCCGTAAACGTGATGAGTTAAAG AGAGtagtgaaggaaaaaaatgcactTGCTGAACGGCTGAAGAATGCAGAAGCTGCACGGAAAAGGTTTGATGAGGAGTTAAAGCGCTTCGCTACAGAAACAGTCACCCGTGAAGAAGTAAGACAGTCACTTGAGGATGAAGTCCAGAGGTTGACAAAAACTGTTGGACAAACTGAGggcgagaagagagagaaggaagagcaAATTGCCAGATGTGAAGCCTACATTGATGGGATGGAATCAAAATTGAACACATGCCAG CAATATATCCATACTCTTGAAGCATCATTGCAGGAAGAAATGTCTCGCCATGCTCCTCTATATGGTGTGGGCTTGGAAGCTCTTTCAATGCAAGAGTTGGAGACCTTGTCACGTATACATGAAGAAGGACTCCGGCTAATACATGCACTCCAACAGCGTATAGGAAGCAGCAGTCCTCTTATAACAAGCCATCCTGTCCCTTCTCCATTAGGTCTATATGGAACTGCTCCTCCAATGGCTGTTGGATTGCCGCCTTCCATTCTACCCAGTGGAGCTGCAATCCACAGCAATGGTCATGTAAATGGTGTAGGCAGCCCTTGGTTTCCCTCCACGTGA